The Cicer arietinum cultivar CDC Frontier isolate Library 1 chromosome 1, Cicar.CDCFrontier_v2.0, whole genome shotgun sequence genome contains the following window.
ttatttcagtttttaaaaataataaacaaaatccATTAGAAAagtatgtattttaaaatatatataataatatttacttagctatatattttaaaataaataaatgcaattCAATAAattgcatttaaaaaaaatgtaatcaaTTGGACTATGAAAAAAAGTTTTGATGGATTGAATAcatctatatttttaaatagatgaattagatccaatttattaatatttttattaggtAGTGAATAGATGTGAGAATGAATCAACGATGatacttaatttttaaatatcgaATTTGATCTTCACATAAGATAAACACTTATTAATtttcaatcataaaaaaaaaaattaaaaaaattaaaaaaaaaaaaaaaaaaaaaacaagtgatCGAAAATAAAAGTAGTTGTTATAAGAGTCCGACAATTGTCACCTATTGACATAATCATGTATATAGAATAAATATGgttgaagaaattgaagaacCCAAAACAAAATCCGTACATGAATATAGCCATATACATAGATAATCAATCAATGGGAACCAATCACAGTACTCACACAAACCTTGGCGACGATAGCACATGTTATAAAGCTGGAGCCAATGGCTCCAAAGCACGTTGGGGAGATTCTTTCGAAGTTGGTATGAGCAAATGGAATGAAAATGATAACACAAATGTTTGGGGTGTAGAATACAAAACAGGACAAAAAAATCGTACTTGTGGTTTTCAACTAAAAGCAAGCAATGACAATCATGGTATTGAGAGCATAAATTTTGGATTACGCGACATAGCTAACAACAAAACTGAATTTGCTTTGAAGATTACAAGAATTGAACGTCATACTCTTCATGGAGGGATAACAGGTATTaccactttttttttgttgaaaaaaaaaacaaaaaatcataatGTTATATCATGAGTTATAATcacttatattattatatagagAGTAAATTATTAGAAACTAACTAATTCATAATCTGTTGTTGAATTCGAAAGTTAGTTCAGTGATTCGGCTCGTAACTCTGGAAGACATTAGATGTAGAAAACTAATTAACTATAACACACTTAAGTATAAACTAAAAGCATttaaaataagagtaaaaatacaaataaattatttatttgttgattgatatGTCTCTAATATGATCTATacatttttgtattatttagACAAAAATGTTAGAGTCTAACTCTAACCAACCACTTctttaattaacaataattataCTCTAATCATTTGTTATATTAGATACAATCTTAGTCCCACTGGTTAATATGACTAATATTGTATCTAATAAGTTATTCGGCTAACTCACATATGTGAGAAAGACAGGTTATTTTGTGGTCggctaataatttaaaatatatttttagtatacaTTAACAAATTAGAtctctaataatattaataggaATGGATTCCTCTGCTTCTCCAATATCATTCACAAGGACAAATCAAGATTACTTAATAGAGACAACTATTGTTTCCTACAGTTGTTCCTACAGAGAAGGACTTTTTGTTCTGGAAATGAAGAAAAAGGGAAAATCCAAAAACGCTTGCATTGTTAATGTGGCACATTATTACATAACCAAAGATGTTGGTCTCTCTGTTTCGGCtaaaatatttagaaacaaaGCTAATGGTTTTGTTGTTGAAGTGGAAGGTCCTTTTAAACATCCAAGTGTTGATTTGCGTAGGGTTGTTGATAAAACATGTAGTAGTGGTGTTTGGTCACCTAATGCTTGTTCTCATTGTAAAAGAACAACAAAAAAGGCTAGCATTGGTGTGAAAAGTGGAGATTTGAATTCTAATAATTCATTGTTGAAAGGTGATTCTCATGTTCAAGAGAGTGATGGAAAAATTGGTGAAATTGTTAAACATGGTTTATTCTCAAGTAGTGTTAGAGAGCAAGTTAACATTGGTCTTATCAATTCAAGTGGATACACTTCTGGTACTCTTAATAACTCTATTGTTTTTATggattgtaattttaaaatgcatgattagaaaattaattattgtaatgttAAGCTTTCAACACAAccgattttttttataatgtggCGAGTGGTTATAGATTGCAGATTTTTCATCTCTTTCGAAGCATGATGTGAGCTGGAGTGAGAGCTCTTAAGATTACATAATGTTGTTTTAattatgaatgtggtaaaatcATATGTTTAGGTTATTAAGACATAAAAATCTGAATCGATGTTTATTTATGTGTTCTtaagataaaattatttgttgattaTGATTTTCGAAAGAATAATGATCATAATAGTGGTATTTATGACATGAATTTTTACTATTCAAAGTTGATCATGAGAGAACAAACCGAATTTTATCAAAGATCAATATGagtgtcaaaatatttattaggaCCAAACTAATAGCAAATAGAAGAGAGACTGTCAATGTTATCCTCTATTTTGTCTTATTTGCAA
Protein-coding sequences here:
- the LOC101488230 gene encoding uncharacterized protein, translated to MNIAIYIDNQSMGTNHSTHTNLGDDSTCYKAGANGSKARWGDSFEVGMSKWNENDNTNVWGVEYKTGQKNRTCGFQLKASNDNHGIESINFGLRDIANNKTEFALKITRIERHTLHGGITGMDSSASPISFTRTNQDYLIETTIVSYSCSYREGLFVLEMKKKGKSKNACIVNVAHYYITKDVGLSVSAKIFRNKANGFVVEVEGPFKHPSVDLRRVVDKTCSSGVWSPNACSHCKRTTKKASIGVKSGDLNSNNSLLKGDSHVQESDGKIGEIVKHGLFSSSVREQVNIGLINSSGYTSGTLNNSIVFMDCNFKMHD